A region from the Papio anubis isolate 15944 chromosome 6, Panubis1.0, whole genome shotgun sequence genome encodes:
- the FAM217A gene encoding protein FAM217A isoform X5: MPEPNLSAHTQKSTQNSNQGIFQLWNCALNEGSTIEKREFKKSSVETGFNVTSNPIRVFTLSHPFTSTSADEQVGPYPGLPVPLGLCWPHADGDFFKNRNEIQFSSCSTIENNDGETLPAPNWNLKHGSSSVEENLTDESDLSENEKANDTLLSSFKKVDLNLKPETIKNVEEPFTEEPNEVFPYPDFLPPAFSTLDLHNLALSKSDNWKATVEPAESSIEHLITRLLELERLQHMTIQRERPRLPATFCTPAVTERPSSSKATPKARQLKLCDSLSLQIPCVDKSQERSKNNSGSCKLEQNALKWNWSNAGKYKWNTRPPPLKSSSTTKQLTETYKNSKSCILNPCPELSSKPTTGQTTQSLLKMVSTRCLPSRSLMPVSPIPLSFPENQKEEIKAPKRNFGTKKKLYRQNTVLNRPFSIQKLNCLSPSLIAKDKCCSPIEQK; encoded by the exons ATGCCAGAACCTAATTTGTCGGCACATACTCAAAAAAGTACACAG AATAGTAACCAAGGGATCTTTCAATTATGGAATTGTGCTCTTAATGAAGGAAGTACCATAGAGAAGAG ggaattcAAAAAATCTTCAGTGGAAACTGGCTTTAATGTAACCAGTAATCCTATCAGGGTCTTCACTCTGAGCCACCCATTCACAAGCACTTCAGCTGATGAGCAGGTTGGTCCTTACCCTGGACTGCCGGTGCCACTAGGTCTCTGCTGGCCCCATGCTGATGGAGACTTTTTCAAGAACAGAAATGAGATTCAATTTAGTTCATGTTCAACTATAGAAAACAACGATGGTGAAACGTTACCTGCTCCAAATTGGAATTTGAAACACGGAAGCAGCAGTGTGGAAGAAAATTTAACAGATGAAAGTGACTTATcagaaaatgagaaagcaaatgaTACTTTACTTAGCTCTTTTAAAAAGGTGGACCTGAACTTGAAgccagaaacaataaaaaatgttgagGAACCTTTCACCGAGGAGCCAAATGAAGTATTTCCATATCCTGATTTTCTCCCTCCTGCTTTCAGTACTCTAGACTTGCACAATTTAGCCCTCTCCAAATCTGACAATTGGAAAGCGACAGTGGAACCTGCAGAAAGCTCTATTGAACACTTGATAACTCGTTTACTGGAACTAGAACGATTACAACATATGACTATTCAAAGAGAGAGGCCAAGACTACCAGCGACTTTCTGTACTCCAGCGGTTACTGAACGACCCTCTTCCTCCAAAGCTACACCAAAAGCGAGACAGCTAAAACTTTGTGACTCTTTGAGTCTTCAGATACCTTGTGTAGATAAAAGtcaagaaagaagtaaaaacaactCTGGTTCTTGCAAACTTGagcaaaatgctttaaaatggaaTTGGAGCAATGCTGGCAAATATAAATGGAATACTAGACCACCGCCTCTAAAAAGTTCTTCCACCACAAAACAACTGACTGAAACTTATAAGAATTCcaaaagttgtattttaaatcCATGCCCAGAACTTTCATCCAAGCCTACTACTGGCCAAACAACTCAATCACTGCTTAAAATGGTCTCCACAAGATGTCTGCCATCGAGGTCTCTAATGCCAGTTTCACCTATACCTCTGTCTTTTCCcgaaaatcagaaggaagaaattaaggcGCCGAAGAGAAACTTTGGGACCAAAAAGAAACTTTACCGACAAAATACAGTGTTGAATAGACCGTTCTCTATTCAGAAGCTAAACTGTTTGTCACCTTCCCTTATTGCTAAGGATAAGTGCTGCTCACCCATTGAACAAAAATAA
- the FAM217A gene encoding protein FAM217A isoform X3, whose product MRPVVTAYVCQTSLRRTYLTGIWIQKCLFLETKASQLEGIEQQVNYLEIPVEQPMPEPNLSAHTQKSTQNSNQGIFQLWNCALNEGSTIEKREFKKSSVETGFNVTSNPIRVFTLSHPFTSTSADEQVGPYPGLPVPLGLCWPHADGDFFKNRNEIQFSSCSTIENNDGETLPAPNWNLKHGSSSVEENLTDESDLSENEKANDTLLSSFKKVDLNLKPETIKNVEEPFTEEPNEVFPYPDFLPPAFSTLDLHNLALSKSDNWKATVEPAESSIEHLITRLLELERLQHMTIQRERPRLPATFCTPAVTERPSSSKATPKARQLKLCDSLSLQIPCVDKSQERSKNNSGSCKLEQNALKWNWSNAGKYKWNTRPPPLKSSSTTKQLTETYKNSKSCILNPCPELSSKPTTGQTTQSLLKMVSTRCLPSRSLMPVSPIPLSFPENQKEEIKAPKRNFGTKKKLYRQNTVLNRPFSIQKLNCLSPSLIAKDKCCSPIEQK is encoded by the exons ATGAGACCTGTGGTAACAGCCTACGTGTGTCAAACATCTCTCAGGAG AACTTATCTCACTGGAATTTGGATTCAGAAGTGCCTGTTCCTGGAAACAAAAGCCTCCCAGCTGGAAGGGATAGAGCAGCAGGTG AACTATTTGGAAATTCCAGTGGAGCAGCCGATGCCAGAACCTAATTTGTCGGCACATACTCAAAAAAGTACACAG AATAGTAACCAAGGGATCTTTCAATTATGGAATTGTGCTCTTAATGAAGGAAGTACCATAGAGAAGAG ggaattcAAAAAATCTTCAGTGGAAACTGGCTTTAATGTAACCAGTAATCCTATCAGGGTCTTCACTCTGAGCCACCCATTCACAAGCACTTCAGCTGATGAGCAGGTTGGTCCTTACCCTGGACTGCCGGTGCCACTAGGTCTCTGCTGGCCCCATGCTGATGGAGACTTTTTCAAGAACAGAAATGAGATTCAATTTAGTTCATGTTCAACTATAGAAAACAACGATGGTGAAACGTTACCTGCTCCAAATTGGAATTTGAAACACGGAAGCAGCAGTGTGGAAGAAAATTTAACAGATGAAAGTGACTTATcagaaaatgagaaagcaaatgaTACTTTACTTAGCTCTTTTAAAAAGGTGGACCTGAACTTGAAgccagaaacaataaaaaatgttgagGAACCTTTCACCGAGGAGCCAAATGAAGTATTTCCATATCCTGATTTTCTCCCTCCTGCTTTCAGTACTCTAGACTTGCACAATTTAGCCCTCTCCAAATCTGACAATTGGAAAGCGACAGTGGAACCTGCAGAAAGCTCTATTGAACACTTGATAACTCGTTTACTGGAACTAGAACGATTACAACATATGACTATTCAAAGAGAGAGGCCAAGACTACCAGCGACTTTCTGTACTCCAGCGGTTACTGAACGACCCTCTTCCTCCAAAGCTACACCAAAAGCGAGACAGCTAAAACTTTGTGACTCTTTGAGTCTTCAGATACCTTGTGTAGATAAAAGtcaagaaagaagtaaaaacaactCTGGTTCTTGCAAACTTGagcaaaatgctttaaaatggaaTTGGAGCAATGCTGGCAAATATAAATGGAATACTAGACCACCGCCTCTAAAAAGTTCTTCCACCACAAAACAACTGACTGAAACTTATAAGAATTCcaaaagttgtattttaaatcCATGCCCAGAACTTTCATCCAAGCCTACTACTGGCCAAACAACTCAATCACTGCTTAAAATGGTCTCCACAAGATGTCTGCCATCGAGGTCTCTAATGCCAGTTTCACCTATACCTCTGTCTTTTCCcgaaaatcagaaggaagaaattaaggcGCCGAAGAGAAACTTTGGGACCAAAAAGAAACTTTACCGACAAAATACAGTGTTGAATAGACCGTTCTCTATTCAGAAGCTAAACTGTTTGTCACCTTCCCTTATTGCTAAGGATAAGTGCTGCTCACCCATTGAACAAAAATAA
- the FAM217A gene encoding protein FAM217A isoform X2, whose protein sequence is MGRRNETCGNSLRVSNISQENLSHWNLDSEVPVPGNKSLPAGRDRAAGGKINKNYLEIPVEQPMPEPNLSAHTQKSTQNSNQGIFQLWNCALNEGSTIEKREFKKSSVETGFNVTSNPIRVFTLSHPFTSTSADEQVGPYPGLPVPLGLCWPHADGDFFKNRNEIQFSSCSTIENNDGETLPAPNWNLKHGSSSVEENLTDESDLSENEKANDTLLSSFKKVDLNLKPETIKNVEEPFTEEPNEVFPYPDFLPPAFSTLDLHNLALSKSDNWKATVEPAESSIEHLITRLLELERLQHMTIQRERPRLPATFCTPAVTERPSSSKATPKARQLKLCDSLSLQIPCVDKSQERSKNNSGSCKLEQNALKWNWSNAGKYKWNTRPPPLKSSSTTKQLTETYKNSKSCILNPCPELSSKPTTGQTTQSLLKMVSTRCLPSRSLMPVSPIPLSFPENQKEEIKAPKRNFGTKKKLYRQNTVLNRPFSIQKLNCLSPSLIAKDKCCSPIEQK, encoded by the exons ATGGGGAGAAGAAATGAGACCTGTGGTAACAGCCTACGTGTGTCAAACATCTCTCAGGAG AACTTATCTCACTGGAATTTGGATTCAGAAGTGCCTGTTCCTGGAAACAAAAGCCTCCCAGCTGGAAGGGATAGAGCAGCAGGTG GCAAAATTAACAAG AACTATTTGGAAATTCCAGTGGAGCAGCCGATGCCAGAACCTAATTTGTCGGCACATACTCAAAAAAGTACACAG AATAGTAACCAAGGGATCTTTCAATTATGGAATTGTGCTCTTAATGAAGGAAGTACCATAGAGAAGAG ggaattcAAAAAATCTTCAGTGGAAACTGGCTTTAATGTAACCAGTAATCCTATCAGGGTCTTCACTCTGAGCCACCCATTCACAAGCACTTCAGCTGATGAGCAGGTTGGTCCTTACCCTGGACTGCCGGTGCCACTAGGTCTCTGCTGGCCCCATGCTGATGGAGACTTTTTCAAGAACAGAAATGAGATTCAATTTAGTTCATGTTCAACTATAGAAAACAACGATGGTGAAACGTTACCTGCTCCAAATTGGAATTTGAAACACGGAAGCAGCAGTGTGGAAGAAAATTTAACAGATGAAAGTGACTTATcagaaaatgagaaagcaaatgaTACTTTACTTAGCTCTTTTAAAAAGGTGGACCTGAACTTGAAgccagaaacaataaaaaatgttgagGAACCTTTCACCGAGGAGCCAAATGAAGTATTTCCATATCCTGATTTTCTCCCTCCTGCTTTCAGTACTCTAGACTTGCACAATTTAGCCCTCTCCAAATCTGACAATTGGAAAGCGACAGTGGAACCTGCAGAAAGCTCTATTGAACACTTGATAACTCGTTTACTGGAACTAGAACGATTACAACATATGACTATTCAAAGAGAGAGGCCAAGACTACCAGCGACTTTCTGTACTCCAGCGGTTACTGAACGACCCTCTTCCTCCAAAGCTACACCAAAAGCGAGACAGCTAAAACTTTGTGACTCTTTGAGTCTTCAGATACCTTGTGTAGATAAAAGtcaagaaagaagtaaaaacaactCTGGTTCTTGCAAACTTGagcaaaatgctttaaaatggaaTTGGAGCAATGCTGGCAAATATAAATGGAATACTAGACCACCGCCTCTAAAAAGTTCTTCCACCACAAAACAACTGACTGAAACTTATAAGAATTCcaaaagttgtattttaaatcCATGCCCAGAACTTTCATCCAAGCCTACTACTGGCCAAACAACTCAATCACTGCTTAAAATGGTCTCCACAAGATGTCTGCCATCGAGGTCTCTAATGCCAGTTTCACCTATACCTCTGTCTTTTCCcgaaaatcagaaggaagaaattaaggcGCCGAAGAGAAACTTTGGGACCAAAAAGAAACTTTACCGACAAAATACAGTGTTGAATAGACCGTTCTCTATTCAGAAGCTAAACTGTTTGTCACCTTCCCTTATTGCTAAGGATAAGTGCTGCTCACCCATTGAACAAAAATAA
- the FAM217A gene encoding protein FAM217A isoform X1: MYLIKAPQTYQAQRESGYISAVLSITEERASSSKTEQMPRLTQNLSHWNLDSEVPVPGNKSLPAGRDRAAGGKINKNYLEIPVEQPMPEPNLSAHTQKSTQNSNQGIFQLWNCALNEGSTIEKREFKKSSVETGFNVTSNPIRVFTLSHPFTSTSADEQVGPYPGLPVPLGLCWPHADGDFFKNRNEIQFSSCSTIENNDGETLPAPNWNLKHGSSSVEENLTDESDLSENEKANDTLLSSFKKVDLNLKPETIKNVEEPFTEEPNEVFPYPDFLPPAFSTLDLHNLALSKSDNWKATVEPAESSIEHLITRLLELERLQHMTIQRERPRLPATFCTPAVTERPSSSKATPKARQLKLCDSLSLQIPCVDKSQERSKNNSGSCKLEQNALKWNWSNAGKYKWNTRPPPLKSSSTTKQLTETYKNSKSCILNPCPELSSKPTTGQTTQSLLKMVSTRCLPSRSLMPVSPIPLSFPENQKEEIKAPKRNFGTKKKLYRQNTVLNRPFSIQKLNCLSPSLIAKDKCCSPIEQK; encoded by the exons ATGTACCTAATTAAGGCTCCACAGACCTACCAGGCCCAAAGAGAGAGTGGTTACATCAGTGCAGTCCTCAGCATAACCGAGGAAAGAGCTTCATCGTCCAAAACTGAGCAAATGCCCAGATTAACACAG AACTTATCTCACTGGAATTTGGATTCAGAAGTGCCTGTTCCTGGAAACAAAAGCCTCCCAGCTGGAAGGGATAGAGCAGCAGGTG GCAAAATTAACAAG AACTATTTGGAAATTCCAGTGGAGCAGCCGATGCCAGAACCTAATTTGTCGGCACATACTCAAAAAAGTACACAG AATAGTAACCAAGGGATCTTTCAATTATGGAATTGTGCTCTTAATGAAGGAAGTACCATAGAGAAGAG ggaattcAAAAAATCTTCAGTGGAAACTGGCTTTAATGTAACCAGTAATCCTATCAGGGTCTTCACTCTGAGCCACCCATTCACAAGCACTTCAGCTGATGAGCAGGTTGGTCCTTACCCTGGACTGCCGGTGCCACTAGGTCTCTGCTGGCCCCATGCTGATGGAGACTTTTTCAAGAACAGAAATGAGATTCAATTTAGTTCATGTTCAACTATAGAAAACAACGATGGTGAAACGTTACCTGCTCCAAATTGGAATTTGAAACACGGAAGCAGCAGTGTGGAAGAAAATTTAACAGATGAAAGTGACTTATcagaaaatgagaaagcaaatgaTACTTTACTTAGCTCTTTTAAAAAGGTGGACCTGAACTTGAAgccagaaacaataaaaaatgttgagGAACCTTTCACCGAGGAGCCAAATGAAGTATTTCCATATCCTGATTTTCTCCCTCCTGCTTTCAGTACTCTAGACTTGCACAATTTAGCCCTCTCCAAATCTGACAATTGGAAAGCGACAGTGGAACCTGCAGAAAGCTCTATTGAACACTTGATAACTCGTTTACTGGAACTAGAACGATTACAACATATGACTATTCAAAGAGAGAGGCCAAGACTACCAGCGACTTTCTGTACTCCAGCGGTTACTGAACGACCCTCTTCCTCCAAAGCTACACCAAAAGCGAGACAGCTAAAACTTTGTGACTCTTTGAGTCTTCAGATACCTTGTGTAGATAAAAGtcaagaaagaagtaaaaacaactCTGGTTCTTGCAAACTTGagcaaaatgctttaaaatggaaTTGGAGCAATGCTGGCAAATATAAATGGAATACTAGACCACCGCCTCTAAAAAGTTCTTCCACCACAAAACAACTGACTGAAACTTATAAGAATTCcaaaagttgtattttaaatcCATGCCCAGAACTTTCATCCAAGCCTACTACTGGCCAAACAACTCAATCACTGCTTAAAATGGTCTCCACAAGATGTCTGCCATCGAGGTCTCTAATGCCAGTTTCACCTATACCTCTGTCTTTTCCcgaaaatcagaaggaagaaattaaggcGCCGAAGAGAAACTTTGGGACCAAAAAGAAACTTTACCGACAAAATACAGTGTTGAATAGACCGTTCTCTATTCAGAAGCTAAACTGTTTGTCACCTTCCCTTATTGCTAAGGATAAGTGCTGCTCACCCATTGAACAAAAATAA
- the FAM217A gene encoding protein FAM217A isoform X4: MYLIKAPQTYQAQRESGYISAVLSITEERASSSKTEQMPRLTQNYLEIPVEQPMPEPNLSAHTQKSTQNSNQGIFQLWNCALNEGSTIEKREFKKSSVETGFNVTSNPIRVFTLSHPFTSTSADEQVGPYPGLPVPLGLCWPHADGDFFKNRNEIQFSSCSTIENNDGETLPAPNWNLKHGSSSVEENLTDESDLSENEKANDTLLSSFKKVDLNLKPETIKNVEEPFTEEPNEVFPYPDFLPPAFSTLDLHNLALSKSDNWKATVEPAESSIEHLITRLLELERLQHMTIQRERPRLPATFCTPAVTERPSSSKATPKARQLKLCDSLSLQIPCVDKSQERSKNNSGSCKLEQNALKWNWSNAGKYKWNTRPPPLKSSSTTKQLTETYKNSKSCILNPCPELSSKPTTGQTTQSLLKMVSTRCLPSRSLMPVSPIPLSFPENQKEEIKAPKRNFGTKKKLYRQNTVLNRPFSIQKLNCLSPSLIAKDKCCSPIEQK, from the exons ATGTACCTAATTAAGGCTCCACAGACCTACCAGGCCCAAAGAGAGAGTGGTTACATCAGTGCAGTCCTCAGCATAACCGAGGAAAGAGCTTCATCGTCCAAAACTGAGCAAATGCCCAGATTAACACAG AACTATTTGGAAATTCCAGTGGAGCAGCCGATGCCAGAACCTAATTTGTCGGCACATACTCAAAAAAGTACACAG AATAGTAACCAAGGGATCTTTCAATTATGGAATTGTGCTCTTAATGAAGGAAGTACCATAGAGAAGAG ggaattcAAAAAATCTTCAGTGGAAACTGGCTTTAATGTAACCAGTAATCCTATCAGGGTCTTCACTCTGAGCCACCCATTCACAAGCACTTCAGCTGATGAGCAGGTTGGTCCTTACCCTGGACTGCCGGTGCCACTAGGTCTCTGCTGGCCCCATGCTGATGGAGACTTTTTCAAGAACAGAAATGAGATTCAATTTAGTTCATGTTCAACTATAGAAAACAACGATGGTGAAACGTTACCTGCTCCAAATTGGAATTTGAAACACGGAAGCAGCAGTGTGGAAGAAAATTTAACAGATGAAAGTGACTTATcagaaaatgagaaagcaaatgaTACTTTACTTAGCTCTTTTAAAAAGGTGGACCTGAACTTGAAgccagaaacaataaaaaatgttgagGAACCTTTCACCGAGGAGCCAAATGAAGTATTTCCATATCCTGATTTTCTCCCTCCTGCTTTCAGTACTCTAGACTTGCACAATTTAGCCCTCTCCAAATCTGACAATTGGAAAGCGACAGTGGAACCTGCAGAAAGCTCTATTGAACACTTGATAACTCGTTTACTGGAACTAGAACGATTACAACATATGACTATTCAAAGAGAGAGGCCAAGACTACCAGCGACTTTCTGTACTCCAGCGGTTACTGAACGACCCTCTTCCTCCAAAGCTACACCAAAAGCGAGACAGCTAAAACTTTGTGACTCTTTGAGTCTTCAGATACCTTGTGTAGATAAAAGtcaagaaagaagtaaaaacaactCTGGTTCTTGCAAACTTGagcaaaatgctttaaaatggaaTTGGAGCAATGCTGGCAAATATAAATGGAATACTAGACCACCGCCTCTAAAAAGTTCTTCCACCACAAAACAACTGACTGAAACTTATAAGAATTCcaaaagttgtattttaaatcCATGCCCAGAACTTTCATCCAAGCCTACTACTGGCCAAACAACTCAATCACTGCTTAAAATGGTCTCCACAAGATGTCTGCCATCGAGGTCTCTAATGCCAGTTTCACCTATACCTCTGTCTTTTCCcgaaaatcagaaggaagaaattaaggcGCCGAAGAGAAACTTTGGGACCAAAAAGAAACTTTACCGACAAAATACAGTGTTGAATAGACCGTTCTCTATTCAGAAGCTAAACTGTTTGTCACCTTCCCTTATTGCTAAGGATAAGTGCTGCTCACCCATTGAACAAAAATAA